The window ATCAGGTGCTAAGATACCGTTTGCTTTTTTATTGTATCCCGATGGAGTGTTTTTGTCTTGATTCTTGACTCTTAATTCTTGGTTCTTCTTCCTAAATCTTCTGTTTAGCCTTCAATTCCAAATACTTGTTAATGGTATTAATCGTCAAATTTTGCGGTGCACTCAAAATAGATTGGATACCATATTTGGCCAGTTCTTTTACAATCAGTTTTTTATCGTAAGCAAACTTTTCGGCAATGGTTTTTATGTAGATGCCTTCCAGGTCGGTTGCCTGTTTTTCACTCAGGGTTTTAAGTTCTGTGTTTTCAAAAAAAACAACCAGCAGCAGGTGAAATTTGGCTATCCGTTTCAGGTAGGGCAATTGCCGGTTAAGGGCGTTCATACTTTCGTAATTGGTAAAAAAAACCACCAGGCTACGTTGTTTTATTACAGTACGTACGGTGCTGTATAGTAGTTCCATATTGGTTTCCAGGTAGCGGGTGCGCTCCTTATACAAAACCTCCAGTATCTTATTCAATTGCGACGATTTTCTGTCGGCCGGAATAACCGCGCCAATTTTTTCAGATGCAGTAATTAAACCGGCCTTGTCCTCTTTTATCAACGCTACGCTTGATAGTACCAGGCTTGCATTTATGGCATAATCCAAAAGGCTTAAACCCTCAAAAGGCATTTTCATGGCCCTCGATTTATCTATTATACAATATACATGCTGCGATTTTTCGTCGGTATAGGAGTTAACCATCAGGTTGCCCTGCCTGGCAGTGGCTTTCCAGTTGATGGTGCGGTAATCATCGCCGGCAACATAGTTTTTTACCTGTTCAAATTCCAGGCTGTGGCCAATACGGCGTATTTTTTTGATGCCGATATCTGTTAGCCTGTTGGATATGGCCATCAGCTCATATTTACGCATCTGGAGGAAGGATGGGTATACCGGCAATGTCTCGGCCTGCTCAAAAGTATAACGCCGCCTGATAAGCCCTAATGGCGATTTGGCATATACGCGGATATCGCCAAACTCATACTCGCCGCGTTTGGTAGGGCGCAAGCTATAGCTTATCAGTTTGCGCTCGTGGGGTTTTAGCGTTGTTTTAAACCAGATATCCCGTTTTTGAAACTGAAACGGAATCTCGTCAATAATGCCGATGCTAACATTAAACGGGTACCAGTTTTCAACATAAACACCCAGTTCGTTTTCGTCGCTGTTGCTTAACCTTTCGGGGGCATAGCGTTTAGCAAATACACCTTTGGCCGTTTTATAAAGCATGAGCACATCAATCAAAAATAGCAATACCAACGCCCAGAAAACCAATGCCGGTATAACCCCGAGCCAGGGAAAAAAGAATGATAGCACAAAAATTACCACGCTTATTCCCAAACCGGTAAACAGGCGGTTGGTTAAAAAAAGATCTTTATAAAACAGGCTGTAAATGTTTTTCACAAAAAATGGTTATCGTGGTACCTCTATTTTTTGAATAATTTGCCCAATTACATCGTCGGGACTAAGGCCTTCCATTTCCTTATCCGGCGTAAGCATTACCCGGTGCCTTAATACCGGGGCTGCAACATAAATAATATCATCGGGCGTAACAAAATCGCGCCCTTTAATAGCCGCCAGTGCCTTAGCCGCGCTGATCATAGCCAGCGAAGCCCTGGGCGAACCACCCAAGTATAATGATTTATGGTTGCGGGTTTCAAATACAATTTTAGCCGTAAATTCCAGCAGCTTGCGCTCAACATGCAAAGCCCGTACCTGCTGCCTCAACGATATAATTTCGCCGGCCGATAATACAGGAGTGATATTATTTAACTGATCTGTATTTTTTTGCTGATGCTGCTGGGTAATTATAGCTATTTCCTCCTCCAGCGATGGGTATTTAATTTCTATTTTAAATAGAAACCTATCCAGCTGTGCTTCGGGCAGGCGGTAGGTGCCTTCCTGCTCAACCGGGTTTTGGGTGGCTAATACCGTGAAGGGCTCCTGCATTTTATACGTCTGCCCGTCAATGGTAACCTGCTTTTCTTCCATCACCTCAAACAATGCCGATTGTGTTTTTGCAGGTGCACGGTTAATTTCATCTATCAGGATGATATTGCCAAATATAGGGCCCTGCTTAAATTCAAACTCTGTTGATTTGGGGTTGAATACAGAAGTACCTAATATATCTGATGGCATCAAATCAGGGGTAAACTGAATGCGGGAGTATTTGGCGTCAATTGCTTTTGAAATAAGTTTGGCTGTAAGTGTTTTGGCCACGCCGGGTACGCCTTCAATCAAAATGTGTCCATCGGCCAGTATGCCAGCTATCAGCAAGTCGATAGAAACAGTTTGCCCCACAATAATTTTACCCAGTGTAGCTTTTATCTGGTCAACAGCCAGGCTTAACCTGCTCATATCAGTTCGTTGTTCAAAAAAATCATTTTCCATTGTGTCCGGTTTGGCTGTAAAATTTCTCTATAAGTTTATTTAATCTGATTAATTCATGATCGGTAACGTGGTGCTGCGCGCTTATGAAAATTACCGAATGTACCAGGTCGGTAATAAATTCGATGGCTACGCCCGTTTTTTTTGATACAGTATCTATAAATTCATTATCAAGTTTGTTGGTTTTAAGGCGGTAATAGTCTCTGAAATGCTCTAACAGATAAATCACTTTTTTATGGGCAATGTTGGCGTTGTCGCGTTTTTCGTAATAAACCTGCCCCACAACAGTTACAAACTCCAGGGTCGAATTTTGTAAAGGCTCTACCACCGGTATAATGCGCTGGCGGCGCTTCATTTCGTAAAAAATAAAAACCGAAATACCGCAAAGGCTTAAGTAGTATGCCCATTGCAAAGCCGGGTTAGCAAAAAATACCCTTAATGGCGAAACATCTTCAGGAATATCGCCATTTTGAAATTGGTCCCAATACAAATGGCCGGCAGTAGGCATATAAGAGAAAGCCTTCTCAACAAAATCGTTCCCTTGCCTGGTTAATAGGCTATAGTTGGTGAATAAGGCGGGTGTAGCACATAAATACAGGTGCCCCTTGCCAAAACTGTAACTCATAAAAGTACAGTGGTTAGCATAGTTTTGGGCTAAAACGGTTGCTTTGGCGGTATCAAGGCTGCTAAAATATTGGTTTGCAATATCACGATTGAACAGGTAGCTACTTTGAGCCCGTAATTTGCTGTTAACAAAATTAAAGGATACGTTATGCTTAGCATACTCGGCCTGCGACTCAATTTTTAGCGAATCGGCAAGGTAGCCGCTCCAGCTAAATGCCGACATAAACACCGAGTTGCCTGCTTTCACGTATTTCACCATTTCGTCAAAATCAAATTTATTGAGCTTTATACTTTTGGCTATAATGAGGTAATTACCCTGTTGCAGGCTATCGTTATGGAAAACATTGTAAATGGATTTGTTGGTATTGGCAATTTCGGCATCTGGAAAAAGCTTTTCAAGCTGGTTATGCAAAATATAAGTACCAAACGGAATTTTATCATTTTTGGCAAGTGTTGATTGCCAGTTAATAGCGTTGGGCTTATTGTACTGCGCAACAAGATATACTATGAGCAGGATGCTGGCAATTGAAATATAGATTTTAAAATCCTTCATGATATCTCCTTTTTAAAATCTGTAAATAATGTACTGATATTTTTAAAAACGGAGGCATCAATGCCAAACTCGCCATACCAAATATATTCAAACTGCAAGGTTAGGGTTTTAAATACCTGGCGCTGATTGGGATTGGTTAATTCATTGATGTAGGCATTGTTTGTTTTATCTATCTGCCATTTAATAAGGTCGGCGTCACTAAGCTGTTTCAGGCATTTTAAATATAGCAGCCTTACAGCCAGGCGGTAATTGTGCTGCGCGATGGCCCGCTCCAGTTCGTCGTCAAAATTGATGTCGTGAATGTTTTCCAAAGATTCCTGGTAGGGCAAATTCGCCCCCATTGATTTACGCCTGAACACATGCAATAGATCGATACCAGCCAGTTTAAGAACCAGGAACACCACAGCCGCCAGCCCTGCGCCTATAAAAAGATACTGCAGTACATATAACAACACCTGGAAAAACGGATTCACTTTATTATTCGAAAGTTTTGCTGGTTTAAACAGGTTTTTAAGCCAGGTCCAAAACCAATGCCAAAAGCGGGTCCACCATGATGGGTCTTTTTGTATTTCTTCGTCGTATTTAAACTCGGGAAGTTTGCTGTAGGCTTTAATAGCTGCGCTATCCAGGTGGCGCACATTTACCTGTTGGGTGTCCAGCTTCAGTATTAAAGGTTTTGTGCTGTTTTTAGCAGGAACAACACCTTTAACTGAATGAGCGGGAACAGCGAATGAAAAAAATATAAAGCAGAGCAGGCGCAACATATTAATATTCTTCAAGCGGTAAATCATTGTCGGGCGTTATGGTGCCCACCTGGTTTATCCTGTTTAATAAGCTGGTGCCATCTTTACTTTCGGTTAAATTGAAATAGCAAAGGCATAGACTAACTATGGGAATGATGATGAATACCTGACACACTTGCTGAAGCGCCGCTCCAATTACAGCAGCAACAATAGAAAAATGGGCACCTCCCTTAATATGTGTTACTAAACTGACAGCATTAACTATAGTAACCGGAATAACTATAATGGCGCGGCATACTGAAAATATTATCCAGGTAACTACCAATGCGCCAAAAGTTGCCCACCAGTTTTCCTTTATCAAAACAAAGCTGCGGTTAAAAGCGTAGCCAAAACTGGTGTTTTCCATGATCATTATGGGGGCCACTAATGCCAGGATAGGCGACATATATATACCAGGGACTAAACAAAATACAAAACCAACCACCAGCAGCAGGTTAATCAATATTGAGCTGCCTAATATTTTCAGAAAATAAAATTTGATATAACCCCACATCTCTTCGGCTGCAGGCACCTGGTTGCCTTTTTCTTTATACAAAGCCATATAGCAAAAAACGGTAACCATTATAGCCGTAATGCTTAAGAGGGTAAATACCATGGTTAATACAAATTCGGTTCCCAAGAAATTAAAAAAAGATGGCGCGTACTGGTTAGTATAAGCCCCGCTTGAAAGGTTGTTAAAATTAGTGGTCATTTTTAACTGCATCAGGCAAGCGCTAATGGTTGCTGCTACTATAAAAATACCGCAAAACGTAAAAAAGTATTTAAGCAGGGGTTTTAGGTTCTGTTTAATAAAAAGAAAGGTGTCGCTTATTATTTCGCCAAAATCGCGGGTTTTTGCTAATTCAATTTTTGGTTGCATTGTGGTTTAGGGTTTTATAAATTTTATTGGGGTATATAATTACATACCAAATGATAAACAATAATGACGATGTTAAAATGGTAACGCTAAGCCAAACCGGCATTTCGGTATGGCGGGTTACAAAACCTTCAAAAAAGGCGGCCACAATTAAAATTGGTACTATGCCAATAGCTACTTTCATACCATCTTTAGCCCCTCTTTTTAAGGATACCATACGTGTGTACGTTTTAGGGAACAAAAGGCTGTTGCCTAAAATAATGCCTGCGGCACCGGCTATCATGATAGATGAAATCTCTAAAGTGCCGTGTATCCACACCACCAGGATTGATTTTAAGCCTAATCCCTTACTAAAAAAGTAATATTGAAACGATCCCAGCATCAATCCGTTGCGGAATAGAAAGTACACTGATCCGACAGAAAATATAACGCCGCTTACAAAAGTAACCAACGACACGTAGATGTTATTGGCTGCTATCGCCAAAAACATCAGGGTTTCGCCGCCTTGTTTGTATACACCAAAGGGATCGCCTTTGGCAATATTGGCATTGGTCATGTCTACATATCCGTCGCCTAAAATTAGGCGTACAAAGTTTTCATCGTATTTTGCCGATAAGGCGCCGATGAAGCAAAAAATGATGAAAAATATAAATGAGTATAGCAACGGCTTTTGATAAGTTTTAAACAGGATAGGCAATTCGTATTTCCAGAAGGTTAAGAAACGGTTGCTTTTTTCGCTTTTGTTTTTGTAGATGGATTGATGTAAGCCAGCCGCCAGCCCGTTAAGGTACGCTGTAGTTTTTGATTTTGGGTAAAATGTTTTGGCGTAAGCAAGGTCGTCGGTTATTTGGATAAACCTTTCGGCAAGTTCGTCAGGATCATCCGTTGGCGATTGTTCAAAGCTGCTCCATTTGGCAGCGTTTTGTTTTACAAAAAGAGGTTCGCGCATCAGTTATCCAACATTGAAATATTTTGTTAAAATAATTACAAATGCGGTATATATCAACTAAAAAAAACATAATTAGCGTTTATATTTGATGATATGCAAACTATAAGGATAACCACATCACAAAACATTGATATTGACTACGAAGTTGCCGGCCTGGGCGAACGTATTGTTGCTTACCTGATTGACATGGCCATGTTTATAGTGATATTCATTGCTGCAATGATTGTGATGTCGATGTTGAACATCCTAAACTCCGAAGGCGCATTAATTGGCGTTTTAGTAATTATATATGCCTCGCTATATGTATTTTATGATTTGGCTTGCGAAATTGCCATGAACGGGCAAAGTGTTGGCAAGCGTATCATGAAAATAAAGGTGATAAGCCTTGACGGAGCCCGGCCCAAGTTTAGCCAATACTTGTTACGCTGGCTGTTCAGGATTATTGACTTTTTCCCGGGCACTATGCATTTGTGTGGACTGATAAGTGTTGCCGTATCTGATAAATCGCAGCGTGTGGGCGATATGGTTGCCGGTACTACACTTATCCGTACTGCGCCGCGCACAAAAATCAATAATATAGCTTTCAGCCCCTCTGCCGATGATTACCAGCCGGTTTTTGCTGCCGCTGCCAGCCTTAACGATAAAGATATTGAATTGATTAATGAGGTAATAAACAGCTATATTAAAAATCGCAACAGCGTGCTTGTATTTAATATGGCACAGCGCATCAAAGACCTTTTAGGCGTAACCCCGCCAGCCGATATGAACGACATGTTGTTTTTGCAAACCATTATAAAAGATTACAGCCACATTGTAGCTCAGGCAGATGTGCTGTAATGCAGATAAAGGCCGTACATTTTAATGCAGTAACTGATAAGCACTATGCTGCCAACAATCATAAATAAGGTTTTTTTTACCGCGAACTTTTTGGTGTCGAGTTTAAAATAACTATCGGCAATACCGTAGGCAAAAAATAAAAGTAGGGGAATGGCAGGGGGGTAAAGTGCAAAGCTTTTATCTAAATTGCCTTGTACAAGCGCAATTACAGAGCGCTGAAAGCCGCAGCCGGGGCAATCAATACCGGTGAAATATTTAAAAGGGCAGGGTATTAAATGATTTTGCAGCCAGCGGATAAAACCCAACTGACTGCAAAATATTTGTATTGTGATATAATTTGCCAGCATTAAGCTTGCGGTGGCGTATTAGGGTTAAACGGATCCCGGTAATCTTTTGAAGGATCATATGGTTGAAAGCCTGCAAAACCAGCACCGGCGGGGCCGATATACTGGTATTTCCCGAAACCCAGAATTGGGAAGAATATGTAAGGTAATAGAATCATGCCAATGGTAAAACCTTCACTTTGCCCAAAACTTTTGCTTAATAAATTCAAAGCCCAAATAGCAAAAATGAAACTGGTACATGGAAAAAATATTACAATTAACCACCACATTGGTTTCCCGATAATTTCTAGCAAGACAATTAAATTGTAGATAGGAATTAATGAAGCCCAGCCAGGCTTGCCTGCTTTTTCAAATATCTTCCACATACCAATAGCGCAAATTACACCAGCTATAAGCCCGGGAATCATAAAGATACCCATAATAGCAAAAATAAAAGGCGCCCCGGGATTTGACGGATCGTAGTTTTCCATGTTTTTAAGGTTTTGAGTGTTTTTATAAGTTTTAGTTCATGCAAAATATAAATTTTTTAAATAAAAATTAGGCACTTCAACATATTTATTACAAAGCTTGGTTAGCTTATTATTTTTAAATTTGACGCCAATGGTAAGGGAGCAAATTTCGGTATTTGATATGTTTAAGATAGGGATAGGGCCATCAAGCTCGCATACCCTTGGGCCATGGCGTGCTGCACAGCAGTTTGTAATATCGTTACAACAGCAGGAGATGCTGCCGCTTGCTAACCAGGTACAAATACTGCTTTATGGTTCGTTGGCGAAAACAGGCAGGGGGCATGGCACTGATATTGCCGTATTGCTGGGCCTAAGCGGCGATGATCCCGTAACTTTTGAGGTTGACCAGATTACCCCGAAAATCGACTATATTACTTCTTCGCATAAATTGATATTGGGTGGGGCGAAGGAAATTGAATTTTCGGTAGTTGACGACTTGTTGTTTTTGTTTAACGAAAGTTTGCCTTTTCATCCCAATGCGGTTACTTTCCAGGCTTTTTTGAGTAATGGCAAAGCGGTATCCGAAACCTACTACTCCATAGGCGGAGGGTTTGTGGTTAAGGATGGTGCATCAGCTCAATCAAAACATGAGGTAGACCTGCCGTTCCCGATTGATACAGCGGCCGATTTATTGCATTGGTGTATAAAAACCGGCCTTCGCATTTCTGAAGTGGTTATGGAAAACGAACTGGCCTGGCGCAGCGAACATGAGACCCGTGCAGGGGTATTAAATATTTTTAAAGCCTTAAAAGAGTGCATGTACCGCGGCTGCCATACTACCGGCCAGTTACCTGGCGGTTTAAATGTAGCCCGGCGTGCTTTTAAATTAAACGCAAAACTAATAAGCGATAGGCCTTACAGTAACTACGAGGAATGGATTACCGCGATAAGGCAAACAGGCGATAGTTTTAAAAATATACTGGATTGGGTGAGTTGTTTTGCACTGGCAGTGAATGAAGAAAATGCTTCATTTGGACGTGTAGTAACTGCACCTACAAACGGTGCTGCCGGCGTTATCCCTGCCGTATTACAATACTATATTGTTTTTTGCGAGGGTAACACCGACGAGAAGATTATCCAGTTTTTGCTCACCGCATCCGAGATTGGCAGCATCTTTAAAAAAGGGGCTACAATATCGGCAGCAATGGGCGGCTGCCAGGCCGAAATTGGGGTTTCATCGGCTATGGCTGCGGCTGCACTGACCGAGTGCCTGGGCGGCACTCAGCGGCAGGTACTTATGGCCGCCGAAATAGCCATGGAACATCACCTTGGCCTTACCTGCGACCCTATTGGCGGCCTGGTGCAAATCCCCTGCATCGAGCGTAATACCATGGGGGCCATAAAAGCCATTACGGCATCGCAGTTAGCGCTGCAAAGCAATCCCGAAAAGGCCAAAGTAAGCCTTGATGCCGTAGTAAGAACAATGTGGCAAACGGCGCTTGATATGAATTCTAAATACAAAGAAACATCTGATGGCGGGCTGGCTATTAATATACCTATCAGCTTGCCGGAGTGTTAAGCCCCCCGGCCCCCTAAAGGGGGAGTTGTGTATCGGGTCAAACGCATCTAATTGGGTTAACATAACTTAACACTTTTTAGATAAAAATATTATAAGTATTTAATAACCAATGTCTTGTATTTTATCATGGTTAACACTAAGCTGATTGCGCAATTTGGGCGCATCCAAATATTTGTGCCTGGTGTATTGAAAAAGCCACCATTTTGTCAGAATTCCAGTGGGGGTGTTTATTACTCAACGTTATACCGGTAAACTATTCGGCCCAAATTACCGTCGGTATCAATTCCTTCTACCGTTACTCGGTAAGTGCCCTTGGTGTCGGAGTTAAAAAACTCAAATTTGGTAAGGCCTTTGTCAATTATAACGGTTGGGTTCCAATAAATGGTTGTCCGCAAATCGGGCTTTGTGTTGCTTTCATTGATCCTATCATATTTGGGCGAATAAAATTCCCTTGCCTTGTATAATCCGTTTGATTGGTAGGTGATAACATCGGGAGTAGATGGTTTAATTGCGGTTCCAGAATGTTTTCTTGAAATTAAATAAAGTACTTCCCTTGCACCTGTTGTCATATCCATTTGCCCGGTTGTTCTGATTACTTCGGCACTCTCAATATCTGTCAGTAAAAGAGTGCTAAAAATGGCCGGGTCAATTATACTTCCGTCAAGCTTTACCATCATTGGCGGCGGCTTTGGGTAATATTTAGCTATAGATCGTGCAGTATAAAACGAAGCGCCTTCTGCCGAGCTCCTCATCTCGATACCACGTAGGCGTACGCCCAAAAAAGTGCTCAGGCTTTCTCCGGTCGGCTCTTTCGGAAAATCGTTTATCACCTGGTCGGGGTGTTCTGCATGGCTAAAAATGTCTTTTGGCGTATCCTTTTTGTCTTTTATCACCACTTCTTTAAGTTGTATAGTGCGCCTGTCTAAACTTAATTTTAGTTGTTGTTTAACCTGCTTTTGGTAAGCAGTTAATTCTTTTATCGTATCCTTTTCGCCGGGTGCGTTTCTAAACGCAAATGATTTATGACCGGATAAGGTATCAAGCACAACCATTACATTTTTTTTATTTTTATCGCTGCGTGCCTGTATCACGTACCTTGCGCTATCCTCAGGCAGCCTGTTAAAGCTGAATTTCCCATTTTCATTGGTTACGGTATCCAGCATGAAAATGCCAGCTTTAGTTGTTAACAACCTTACTTTGCCGTTGGCTACCGGTTTGCCATCTAAAGTTTTTAAGTATCCGGAAATTTGTAGTGATTTTTCGGCTTCAAATACCGGTTGCTGATGCTTATCGGCTAATACCTGTTTCCATTCAAAACGACGATAACCCTGCGTAAGCATTAATATATCCAGGTCGGCCCGGGTTTTATCGGTTATATCAGTAAAGTAGTAGTTGGGCTGTTCGATATACCCTTTAATATCCGAAGTAAGCAGCAAATTGTTTAGTATCGTGTTTTCTGATAATTCATCCACAGGGGTTAAATCCTCGTTGATCACAGATACCGAAAAACTTCCTGTAATATTGTTACCGCCGGCAGTTTTAGCATCTAATTCAAACTGTACCTTTTGCCTGGCTGTTAACGTATTGCCTGCCCGTGTTATGTTGAGTTTGAGCGCATCGTTATTTTGGATAAAGACTATGCGTTCATTAAGCGGCTCGCCATTAGCAGCAAATAGTGTAAATCGTGTTATTCCCGTCGGGAAACGTTTTTTATCAATAGCCGTATTGAAGCTTTGTGCCGCCAGCCTGAATGCGGCTGTATAACAAATTTTACCAGCCGATTGTGCAAGCAGGTAATAGCCTGCGCTTTTTTGAGTTTCAAATAGCTTATTTGAGGCAACTATGCGTACACTTAAACTATCTGCCTGTGTATTATTAATGGCGATGGCAAAACCATCGTCATGTGCTTTTGGTAAATCAAAGATATACCGGTTACCATTTTTACATGTTATTTTAACTTTATAAAGTTTGCCTGCTGTTGGTGTAATAGCAAATATACCCATCCCCAAATGATGGGTTTTAAATTCGGCTACTTCATTGTCGTCATTATCCGTTACTAATCCTTCCAGGTCTTCGCCCAGTCCTTTTTCATCTACCGATTTTATAGCTACTTTTGATCGTAAGCCGTTAATTAACACGCCCCCCTCCGGAAAAAACTGCACATCGGGCTTTGCCGTTATATTTTGTTTTTTTGCCTTTATCGCCTGTAAATCGCCTATGTTTATCTGTTGGCTAAAGAAATATGCCAGATCATCATTACGCATCCAATTAGTATACGCCCGTAATTGATATTTACCTGTTTTTAATAAGACAGGCAAGGCAATATCCCCCCATCCTATGCCCGAACTTAAAGGCAGGGCCACCCGGCTTATTACCGAATCTTTTGCTGTAAGTAATTCAACATACACCACGTTGCTGATTGACGATAAGGAGTGGTTTTCGCTGGTGACTACATAGGCCTTAAACCAAATGGTATCGCCGGGTATATACCCCTGTTTATCAAAATGCAAATGAACCTTCTCTACCTGGTTTGCCAATGAATATTTTTCGAGCGCATTAATGGTGCGGGCCAAAAACGCTGAATCGGTTTGGGCAAAGCTGTTCAATGCGCAAAATAAAGTAAACAGGAAAATGAAGGTTAGGCTCAGTTTCATAAAAAAACAATAAATGCAATATTTGAGCGGGCGTAATAAATTAAAAGCGCCCCTGGGTTACTCCACCTTATAGGTATAAACCTGCCGGCCAAGGTTACCATCAACATCAATTCCTTCAATTAAAATGCGGTAAGTGGCCCTGGCATCTGCGTTGAAGAACGAGAACGTGGCATTGCCATCTTTATCCGTTATAATATTAGGTTTCCAGTATATGGTTGAGCGTAAATCCTGCATCTGTGTATTAGTTTTAGGATCGTCATACGACGGCGAATAAAACTCGCGGGCTTTGTAATATCCCTTGGGCGCATAGGTTACAACACCTGGTGCGTACCGGTTATAAACCGATCCTTCGCCGCCGCGCTTGGTAGTGATAACCAACACGCCGCCGCCGCCGCGATAGCCATAAATCATTGTATTGGCTATGGTGCGCAAAACCTCAACACTTCCTACATCCATTGTTGACAAGGTATTTAAATAGTCAGGGTCAACCTGCATGCCATCTATCAGAATGGTCATGGGTGTGCTCGGGCTTCGGGTTGAATATGGCACACCGTTTCTGAAAAGTACGCCGAATATTTTCATTTGTAATGAAGAAATGAAGTTGCCCCCCATGTTTTCAAAATCTTTATAAGTAAATACCTGGTCGGCATTGCCGGGGCCATTTAAATTACTGGAGTTTTTAACAAGGTCTTTTTTGCTCTTCACATCCTTTATAAACACTTCTTTTAAAACAATGGTATGGTTACCAATGCCATATTTAATGTCCTCGCTAAACTTATTTTTGCTGTTTTTGAGGTACACCGACTGGCCGTCGCTGATGTTTACCTGTACATCGGGTGCGTTTTTGTTTTTGCCCACGGCTTGCGGGGCAATATTATCCAGCTCAATTTCCAGGTTTTTGCGGTCTTTAGCAGTACGTGCCTGTACCACAAAACGAATGCTGTCCCTGAACACCAGGTCTCTGAATACAAAGTTCCCTTTGTCGTCAGAGACAGTATCAATAATAAAAACACCTCCCGATGTAGTGAATAAAGTCACTTTGCCACCCGCAACAGGTTTGCCGCCAAAAGTTTTTAAGTGACCCGATACCTGCAATGTTTTTTCGGGTTTGTAAACTATAGGATTAAAACTGTCGTTCAATATTTTTTTCCATTCAAAACGGCGATAGCCCTGGGTAAGGAGCAGGGCATCAAGGTCGGTTTGGGCGTCTGCGTTGTGAAAGTAATAGCCTGGCTTTTCGATATAACCTTTTAAATCG is drawn from Mucilaginibacter ginsenosidivorax and contains these coding sequences:
- a CDS encoding L-serine ammonia-lyase; protein product: MVREQISVFDMFKIGIGPSSSHTLGPWRAAQQFVISLQQQEMLPLANQVQILLYGSLAKTGRGHGTDIAVLLGLSGDDPVTFEVDQITPKIDYITSSHKLILGGAKEIEFSVVDDLLFLFNESLPFHPNAVTFQAFLSNGKAVSETYYSIGGGFVVKDGASAQSKHEVDLPFPIDTAADLLHWCIKTGLRISEVVMENELAWRSEHETRAGVLNIFKALKECMYRGCHTTGQLPGGLNVARRAFKLNAKLISDRPYSNYEEWITAIRQTGDSFKNILDWVSCFALAVNEENASFGRVVTAPTNGAAGVIPAVLQYYIVFCEGNTDEKIIQFLLTASEIGSIFKKGATISAAMGGCQAEIGVSSAMAAAALTECLGGTQRQVLMAAEIAMEHHLGLTCDPIGGLVQIPCIERNTMGAIKAITASQLALQSNPEKAKVSLDAVVRTMWQTALDMNSKYKETSDGGLAINIPISLPEC
- a CDS encoding carboxypeptidase-like regulatory domain-containing protein is translated as MKLSLTFIFLFTLFCALNSFAQTDSAFLARTINALEKYSLANQVEKVHLHFDKQGYIPGDTIWFKAYVVTSENHSLSSISNVVYVELLTAKDSVISRVALPLSSGIGWGDIALPVLLKTGKYQLRAYTNWMRNDDLAYFFSQQINIGDLQAIKAKKQNITAKPDVQFFPEGGVLINGLRSKVAIKSVDEKGLGEDLEGLVTDNDDNEVAEFKTHHLGMGIFAITPTAGKLYKVKITCKNGNRYIFDLPKAHDDGFAIAINNTQADSLSVRIVASNKLFETQKSAGYYLLAQSAGKICYTAAFRLAAQSFNTAIDKKRFPTGITRFTLFAANGEPLNERIVFIQNNDALKLNITRAGNTLTARQKVQFELDAKTAGGNNITGSFSVSVINEDLTPVDELSENTILNNLLLTSDIKGYIEQPNYYFTDITDKTRADLDILMLTQGYRRFEWKQVLADKHQQPVFEAEKSLQISGYLKTLDGKPVANGKVRLLTTKAGIFMLDTVTNENGKFSFNRLPEDSARYVIQARSDKNKKNVMVVLDTLSGHKSFAFRNAPGEKDTIKELTAYQKQVKQQLKLSLDRRTIQLKEVVIKDKKDTPKDIFSHAEHPDQVINDFPKEPTGESLSTFLGVRLRGIEMRSSAEGASFYTARSIAKYYPKPPPMMVKLDGSIIDPAIFSTLLLTDIESAEVIRTTGQMDMTTGAREVLYLISRKHSGTAIKPSTPDVITYQSNGLYKAREFYSPKYDRINESNTKPDLRTTIYWNPTVIIDKGLTKFEFFNSDTKGTYRVTVEGIDTDGNLGRIVYRYNVE